In the Harmonia axyridis chromosome 3, icHarAxyr1.1, whole genome shotgun sequence genome, one interval contains:
- the LOC123674665 gene encoding dynein regulatory complex protein 8-like produces MQAPYEEEDSEIPVPIDNELELRIHDTFMAHDPSGNKTADAETLAIIIRALGLFPTNEEIRVIVEKTQKKKQPGTVHLVSFLPHIAKEIQKGKYKPRPVDDILRAFQKLDPENNGYLTREQLKTFMTQYGEPLDEEEMEEMLEVAYDGFDKIVHYEEFVNKLWYRPKGEEDIFVLADRIEAEKPPPVVESKRRFSQLFTSQSNLARSQSQAATDASKK; encoded by the coding sequence ATGCAAGCGCCCTACGAAGAAGAAGACTCAGAAATACCAGTTCCAATTGATAACGAGTTGGAACTCAGGATTCACGACACTTTCATGGCTCATGATCCCTCAGGTAATAAGACAGCAGACGCCGAAACCCTGGCCATAATAATAAGGGCCCTGGGCCTCTTTCCCACCAACGAAGAAATCAGGGTCATCGTGGAGAAGACCCAGAAGAAGAAGCAGCCTGGTACGGTTCACCTGGTGAGTTTCCTCCCCCACATAGCCAAGGAGATTCAAAAGGGCAAGTACAAACCAAGACCCGTAGACGATATTTTGCGGGCTTTCCAAAAGTTGGAccccgaaaacaacgggtatcTCACCAGGGAGCAGTTGAAGACGTTCATGACCCAATACGGCGAACCTTTGGACGAGGAGGAGATGGAGGAGATGCTGGAAGTGGCGTACGACGGTTTCGACAAGATAGTGCACTACGAGGAGTTCGTGAATAAGCTGTGGTATCGTCCGAAGGGGGAGGAAGATATATTTGTGTTGGCTGACAGGATCGAAGCCGAGAAACCGCCTCCCGTGGTGGAGAGCAAGAGGAGGTTCTCGCAGTTGTTCACCTCTCAGTCGAACCTCGCTAGGAGTCAGAGTCAAGCTGCTACCGATGCTTCGAAGAAGTAG